GACCATGGTGGTCCCTACCTTCCAAATATCGCTCATGTCCGCCAACCCTTCTGGTATAAAGAAGGGGAAGATTTGCCACCAGAAGAATTTGGTCTTCTGGCCGCCCGAGATTTGGAAGAGAAAATCCTTGAAATCGGTACTGATAAAGTTGCCGCCTTTATTGGCGAACCCATCCAGGGGGCTGGCGGCGTCATTGTCCCACCAGAAAGTTACTGGCCGGAAGTTCAACGCATCTGTCAAAAATATGACGTACTGCTAGCAGCAGATGAAGTGATCTGCGGCTTTGGTCGCACAGGAAACTGGTTCGGCTGTGAAACCTTTGGCTTCCAGCCCGATATTATGTCCATGGCGAAAGGTCTCTCATCCGGCTACCTGCCGATCTCTGCTGTCGCTGTCGGTGGTCGTATTGCCGACAGCTTCATTGAAAAAGGTGGGGAGTTTTACCACGGTTTCACCTATTCAGGTCATCCCGTAGCCGCAGCCGTTGCCATTAAAAACATTCAAATTCTCAAAGAAGAAAAGATTATTGAGACTGTACGCAACGAAATTGGCCCTTACTTCCAGACCCAACTTCATACCACCCTTAGGGACCATCCTCTTGTTGGTCACATCGAAGGTAAAGGACTGGTCGCAGGTATTGCTTTGGTTAAAGATAAAAAGAGTAAAACCTTCTTTGAAAATGGCGGCGACGTCGGCACAATTTGTCGTGACTTCTGCTTTGACAACAACCTGATCATGCGTGCTGTTGGGGATCGCATGGTTGCCTCCCCTCCCCTCATTATTACAAAAGCGGAAATCGACGAACTCTGCGCCAGGGCAAAAAAATGTTTTGACCTAACCCTTGAAAAACTGGGGTAATCCCATGGATATAGGAATGCGTCTTATTAAGGCGTAAACTAGTCTGAAAACAATAGATCGTACCTTTTAGGTTTTTGATATTAGAGCGTGAAACCATAAGTGGTCAGATTATGCGCGCGCTAACAATTGCCGCAGGGCACTTTCCATACGAGGATAATCAATCTCGTGAATTTCAATACTTTTACCAATACCAGTGAGGGTCGTAATACAAAGTTCCCCGCCAATATGTTCACGAAATTCTTCAATCCCAGCAAGCAAGTCTTTCTGATGAGTATGTAAAACCGGATGTGACAGCTCAAATCCAATATTTTCCAACAGGCCAATAATATGTTCGACAGAGTGCGAAGATAAGAGCCCACTATGCATGGCATAGAGAACGTCCAGCGCTATACCAATAGCCACTGCTTCACCGTGACGTAAATCATGGCTACTCATTGCCTCAAGCTTATGGGCCGACCAGTGGCCAAAATCCAGCGGTCGATTAGACCCGGTCTCAAAAGGGTCCCCCCCTTCTGTGATATGATCTAGATGTAGTTCAGCACAACGCTTAATCAGATCGTTCAGTGGTGCTGGTTCAAACCTAGACAAAGCTAGACTATTATTATCGATCCAATCATAGAATTCTTTATCACGGATCAAAGCAACCTTGATGGCTTCCGCAATACCTGAACGCAAATCACGGTTTTCCAATGTATTCAGAAAAACAGGGTCATTAATAATCGCATACGGTGCTGCAAAACTACCAATCAGATTTTTCAAACCAAAGGCATTCACGCCATTTTTAACGCCTATCCCCGCATCACACTGGGCCAGAACAGTCGTTGGGAGCCGAACAAGGCGCACACCTCTGTGGAAGGTCGCAGCAGCAAAACCAACGCAATCGAGCACAGCCCCGCCGCCAATGACCACAACATATGAATGACGATCAATAGCACCATCCAACATATGCCGGTGAAGTGTGGCAATCTGACCTTCTGTGTTTTTACACTGCTCTCCACCAGGAATAATGACAGGACGACCATAAAGTGAAAGGAAGGGAGCATGGGCTTCTATATAGGTATTGACACGTTCCTCCAGGTCAGGCCAGCTACTTGCAACACCTTCATCCACGACCAATAGAAACTTACTATTCCGTCTGGTTTTATTTTCGCTCAAGATGTTTACAAAGGTAAGATTCTGGGGCGCAAAAACAGCTTCGGAGGTAATAAAGGGGAAACTAAAAGGCACGTGAAACTGATAAGTCTGAGTGTTCCTACGATCAAGCACATTCAATGCTAATGGTTCAAAAAGTTTTTTCTGAAATGGTCTTGCCACCAGCCAACAAAGACCAGGCAAAGCAATAGCACCAGCAAAAGCCGCAAAGAATGAAGTGCCTTGCTCAGGCAAAAAGCCTGCACTGGCGTAAATCATCGCAATACCAGCATTTGCCAAAATAGTGGTCAGTAAGAAGATCTTGAAATCCATCCTCATAATGCCTGCTGCCATCACACTGGTTTCAGCCAAAACAGGAACAGCACGCATGATAATGAGAGAACCAATCCCCAACCGAGTGGTAATTTGATGTGCCTGTGTCCAATCTTTGGGATTGATAAAACGTACGAGCCCCATATGGCTTGCACCATTACCAATCCCATAACCGAGAACGCACCCGGTACACAGACCAGCCCAAATGATAAGGAAGCCATAAAGCGGGCCAACACTCAAACCTGTTGCAACACCGACGATACTAGAGGGAATAGGCAGGACAATATCTAAAGCCAAACTGCAATAAGCAATAAGCGCCCAGATTACCGTTTCAGTCGTTTCAGTGAGTATTTCCTCAAACCATCCTTCGATCGCCTGACCATAAAACATAAAAGGTATGATGACCATAGCCATGATCACGCTCAGGATGGAGAGGAATTTAAAATTGATTCTCTTTGCTAAATCCATTTTTTTCTCTGACGGCTAAAATTCGATAATCTGAGCAATGCAGCACCTACATCTTAAGAGGCTTCATTCTTTTCCAATTGAAAAGGAGGAGCAGCAGTATAGGTTTGACCGTTACTCTCGATCTCAAACTGAACGACTTTTTCAGCAACCAATTTGAGTTCAAACATAACCCCAATTGCAGAAGAAATCATACTCGGATCACCGTTAAAGGTTTTGTCCAAAGAATCAATCAGGCGCATGTAGGCCAAGTAAAACTCCTGTGCAGCCTGATAGACGGCTGTACCTTCCTGATAGTCACTCAACGCCGCATTTGGCTTAAAGTTATAGATATCATCGTCCGTAACCGGGATATCCTCCCCCGTGTAAGACCACCCGGACACCGCAGTGTCATCTTTGATCAACTTTTTACCGTGATAGATTTCACCAAATTTGAAATAGTGGGCAAAACTGTGATTCATCCCTCCATACGGACAGACTGGATCGGTGTTGATTTTAGCCCCTTCCCCCTGATCAAGAATGGTATCCACCATGATTGCAGCAGAGGTCAGATCAGTGACATACCCTGTCTGATATTTTTCTGGTGCTTCGGTTGGTTTTTGCCCCGTTTCAATAGCATTGGGGAAAAGGTCACTGACATTCAGCTGCAACTTTTCAGAATCTTCTACGAACGGATTATTTCCGCTCTTGCTCAGTTCATCCAGCTTCGCGAGGATCGCATGGTAGAAATCACCAATAGAATCATAGGTTGGTTCAACCACCAGCAACATCTTTTCAGGCACTTCACCAGGCAAAGTTGCTGTTGTATCTGGACGTTCAATCCCCATGAAGACTTCTTGTACATGTTCTTTTGTTGCACTTTTCAACGAAACGACCAAATCAGGAATAACACCCGCAGGAAGTTTGGTTGGGAATTTCAATGTCTCACCCATTTTTTTAATTTCCGGCTTACCACCGATGGAAATCAACAGGTTGCAGGCAAGTGTCATATGCAGCATTTCTTCATGAGCAACAGATTGAATAAGAGCGCGTGCATACGGTGCTGCCGAAGGCTTGAGGGAAAAAACCCCAGTATAATAAGTAGGTAAGGTTGCAAGTTCTAATGTAATAGCATCTTGTAGTAGCTCCTGAATATCCTCAACTGAGGTAGCCGCCTTTGCACTACTTACGAGTGTGGAAATATGTTTTAACATCTTGTTTTTCCTTGATAATTTTGTTCATTCATCAAATTGAGCTTAAGTTACACGCTTCTCTGCTTGGAGCTGGCAACAGAATTGATGTAATCCTCAGGCGTACTTTGAGACGTATCAGGACGGCTGCCTTGATGCATAGGGCAACGACTGGCAAATTTCTTTAGACTATCAAATGCCTGACCTTTATTTTCCGTAATGATCGTATTCAGATAGGTTAGCAACATTGTACGTTTGGCCGACGAGAGGTCGCGGGTTACGGGCATATAGTCCGGATCTTCCACAGGTTTATTAAAGACAAAATGAAGAGCAGCAGCATGCTCTTTGAAAATCTCTTCCTGAGAGAAATCAAACAACCCTTTGCTCATCACCGGATACAGATTGGCATACTGCTGCATAATTGGCTGCACATCAGACCACTGAATTTTATTCGGAATTTCGAACTTACTAAACTCCAAGATCGCCAACACATCAAACTGCTGACAGATGGTCGTTTGATCGGTATCAACCATATTGTAATTATAGATATAAACCTGACCATCCAGATATTCACGCGGCGTTCCAAGGTTCGGATCCCCCGTCAAGGTAACTTCAGCCATCCCGTTAGCATCCGTTTTCCAAGATTTCTGATTAAATGTAATCGCATTTGCAGGGCTGTTGTAGATCGGATAGTTCGCTTTGGGACTGGTTGCCGGTGTGGGGTCGGTTGGACAATTATCTTCATCCACCACAGGAGTTGGCATAAAGACCGTAAATTCTGCATCCGGTTGCGGTTTACCGTATTTAGATACATAGAACGTAGTCGTAGCCGTATTTTCACTCGCCTCATTTGGATCCAAACGGAATGTAAATGTTTCCGGACGAATTTGGATGCCTTTGGTTTCTTCACGCATCAAAACCGTACCGACATTATCCCCTTGAACCGCCGATTTAAAGACTAGTGCAAGCGGGTTACCACTGATGAGAGCCTGTGCTGCTTCAGGTATGGCTAGAGTGACAATTCCACCATGATTAACCTGATGAAATTCAGTTTGCGGCACCGCACCGATCAATTCAAAATCAGCTTTAGTAATAGTGGAATTTTCATGGAGTTCTGTATTTTTAAGAACAACCAGATCAACATCGCCGATATCAAGAATATTCTCATTATCCCCAACTGGCAACGCGTTGCTGAGATCCATATTAATATAGGTACACTCATCATTAACGTAGGCTGAGAAGCAGGTCCAATAAGCTCGTTTTTTTTCACCTGACAAAGATAACGGTGTCGAGCTTGCTCCATTAAGCGGCATAAAACGACGTCCTAAGACAAAAGACTTTGGTTCGTTTTCCAGATACGGGCCAATTGCACCGACCAACTTTCCGTATGTATACATCGGTTCACTAGAACCACCATGGTAACAATAAGTTGTCATCCGGATAGAAAGCTTATTATCCTGAGTCATCTTTTTCAAAAGCTTCAGGATTGGGCTCTCAATACCATCCAAATTCCACACAAGATTAGTCAAAACAGATTGGAACATGGCAGAAGCACGATTGTCACCGCCTTGAT
This sequence is a window from Terasakiella sp. SH-1. Protein-coding genes within it:
- a CDS encoding aspartate aminotransferase family protein; this encodes MNDFGDNFTKDIQTIDAAHHWHPFTDTKSLNKKGARVITKGEGIYLWDSEGNKILDGMAGLWCTNLGYNRKELIEAAYQQLQELPYYNTFFQTTTTPSAQLAQEIASITPGDLNHIFFANSGSEAVDTIIRMVRHYWVLEGQPEKNTVIGRINAYHGSTIGGTSVGGMSGMHDHGGPYLPNIAHVRQPFWYKEGEDLPPEEFGLLAARDLEEKILEIGTDKVAAFIGEPIQGAGGVIVPPESYWPEVQRICQKYDVLLAADEVICGFGRTGNWFGCETFGFQPDIMSMAKGLSSGYLPISAVAVGGRIADSFIEKGGEFYHGFTYSGHPVAAAVAIKNIQILKEEKIIETVRNEIGPYFQTQLHTTLRDHPLVGHIEGKGLVAGIALVKDKKSKTFFENGGDVGTICRDFCFDNNLIMRAVGDRMVASPPLIITKAEIDELCARAKKCFDLTLEKLG
- a CDS encoding 3-dehydroquinate synthase, with amino-acid sequence MDLAKRINFKFLSILSVIMAMVIIPFMFYGQAIEGWFEEILTETTETVIWALIAYCSLALDIVLPIPSSIVGVATGLSVGPLYGFLIIWAGLCTGCVLGYGIGNGASHMGLVRFINPKDWTQAHQITTRLGIGSLIIMRAVPVLAETSVMAAGIMRMDFKIFLLTTILANAGIAMIYASAGFLPEQGTSFFAAFAGAIALPGLCWLVARPFQKKLFEPLALNVLDRRNTQTYQFHVPFSFPFITSEAVFAPQNLTFVNILSENKTRRNSKFLLVVDEGVASSWPDLEERVNTYIEAHAPFLSLYGRPVIIPGGEQCKNTEGQIATLHRHMLDGAIDRHSYVVVIGGGAVLDCVGFAAATFHRGVRLVRLPTTVLAQCDAGIGVKNGVNAFGLKNLIGSFAAPYAIINDPVFLNTLENRDLRSGIAEAIKVALIRDKEFYDWIDNNSLALSRFEPAPLNDLIKRCAELHLDHITEGGDPFETGSNRPLDFGHWSAHKLEAMSSHDLRHGEAVAIGIALDVLYAMHSGLLSSHSVEHIIGLLENIGFELSHPVLHTHQKDLLAGIEEFREHIGGELCITTLTGIGKSIEIHEIDYPRMESALRQLLARA
- a CDS encoding ferritin-like protein, translated to MLKHISTLVSSAKAATSVEDIQELLQDAITLELATLPTYYTGVFSLKPSAAPYARALIQSVAHEEMLHMTLACNLLISIGGKPEIKKMGETLKFPTKLPAGVIPDLVVSLKSATKEHVQEVFMGIERPDTTATLPGEVPEKMLLVVEPTYDSIGDFYHAILAKLDELSKSGNNPFVEDSEKLQLNVSDLFPNAIETGQKPTEAPEKYQTGYVTDLTSAAIMVDTILDQGEGAKINTDPVCPYGGMNHSFAHYFKFGEIYHGKKLIKDDTAVSGWSYTGEDIPVTDDDIYNFKPNAALSDYQEGTAVYQAAQEFYLAYMRLIDSLDKTFNGDPSMISSAIGVMFELKLVAEKVVQFEIESNGQTYTAAPPFQLEKNEAS